The Gossypium hirsutum isolate 1008001.06 chromosome D03, Gossypium_hirsutum_v2.1, whole genome shotgun sequence genomic interval ACCAAATAGTATATCAACTCTAAATATTTAACATACAAATAGAGTCTCTTTAGAACAATAGTTAAAGATGACACATGTTTAAACTATgctattcttttctattttccttaattttgtaacgataaataaataatatataaatggaatagtatgatttaatttttagttcATCTAcatgtttgatttgaaaattaatgtccaattaataacattattaatcaACTTCAATTAAATTGAATGTCAAAAGTTTGATATAGAACTTGTCCCATTAATAACAtgtattgttaatataatttcgatttttaaattatacaaataaatatagtAATTTATCGAAACCAAAATTGGATGGActgttttccttttccttttaaatttacCTCGACTCTCCCTCGTACAATTCTTGATCTTGCCCATGATGCAAGTATTACTCATTAACCctctttaaatattataatatatattttttaggatttggtaattaatttcattttaatatttgtatattttgtaaattttggcaTCTAAACTTAATAGTTAGGTTGGTTTTGACTTCTAAATTCGGATTTTGTAGAAGTGTAATGACATGAAATTATAGGATTATGTcatttcaaattctaaaaaaaacattataacttttataaattttaggtGATGACGTGACATAATTTTAAAATGACACATTAttgcatatttataaaatttaaatttagagattaaaataaaaaaattatcaaattcaaatatcaaaacaaacaaaaaaattcatACGCTAAGTGAATATAATTTACCAAGTACcggaataaataaaaattacattaactttttttaatacaaattggTTTTACTTTAGCATAAAATTTAGAGATTTTTTTGCcattaaaaaatatcattaatgaGTACTCTAAAATATTAAgtattattgaaaattaaatattgattCAGGCATATTGGTTTAGTTTTAATTCGACTGAGATAGATATTGTTGTTAATGTAAGAGAAAGTGAGTTTGAATGCgttaaaatatattatctttctatttttgAGTTAAAGAAAgagtataaataattttaagcACCGTGACCCcgcaaataaatattaaaaataatcgtATGGTTGGGTTAGGATTGGTCCACACACCTCTTCGTCACCCTCGCATCACCTCACGTCATACAAATTGTATTTGGTATTAAGCCTGGTTTTCTTAAACTAGTTATGGATTTTATATTGGAATAAAACGTTTAATTATGGCACAGTCTGAAATTTTtggatatttaaaatttagtatttgAGTTTTTAATTCTAGGAatttctttaatttgtttttttgatttaaaaattaatctcTAATTGATAatactatttataaatttataaaaatttaaatatatggtattttaatattaaaaaattgataacatgtaatatcaattgaaatttaatttttaaataaaaaaagaatttaattctcaagataaaaaataaatggattaaatttcaaaagttCAAAAAACAAAAAGATTAGAGGCATAATTAAGCCGAATAAacttacataatatataatattaatatattaacataaGTTATTTGTAATCAACTTTGTAAGCAAATTATGCTTCTTGGGTGGGTTTGAAATATATATGCATAACAATGaaaataatctttaattttagtaatttaatttattttagttaaattcgACCGTTAACATTTCAAAAAGAATTAAGTTGTACTTTTTTAACGAAATGCTGagtaaaataacaattttttataaTGTTAGCGTGTCAATTCACGTGATAGTCATGCCgatatgatattatttttcttatatgtcacgtcaataaaatatttaaaaattataaatatattcaaacaacaacaaaattaaaaaagttcatgaaaattaaaaaaataacattaaataaatatgagttactacgttttaatcaatatttccgtagttaaatttatcattatcttaaatatatatttcttgAATTTAGTTAGTGTAATTTGCAAAAGtggttttaataattaaaactcCAAAGTTACTGCAATATACCTAAGACATAAATGAAGTGATAGATTATTTGCAGACAATAAGTTTCTTTATTAATTATTACATACACCACATAGATTTCACAAAGGTAATGAATGAGCATAAATATGTGAATGTAGCATCATTTATATTTATAGTATATGTGGGTTTAACTCAAGTATGTGAGATACATTTATATTTGGGAGTTATGATTATGAGTACAGTCCATTTATATTTAGGTTTAATTCAATTATGGGATATACAtctatttatttagatttttgATTTTAGAAAATAGGCATGAATGTGATGAAATTTATTACGGCTCCACGGTCGTTTTGTTCTACTTCATCACTACACTTTATTATGAAcatctactattaaaaactacaATTAATTTTACGAACATTGAATGCATTCATCTCCATTGTATACAGTTTCGttgattatttataatattttcaaatttctaaagacaaataaatgtttttacatacgagtttttttaacatatttttacatttttatcttCTTGATAGTTATAAATATACATAAGTAATATAGTGATTTTATATAATGAGGTGGAACGTGGTAAACAATTACAATAACCACTCTATAGTTATAGTtatagtaacaaaaaaaaatcatctcgCCTTTCacttaaaagaaaaattgtttTATTCAAATAGAAGCTGTTTGAACAGGTATGGCCCATTGAAAAAAATGTGGAAAGGAACATAAATAGCCCATTCCTACTGAGCATGACAAGGACACACGTGTGCACTGTTGCACGTGCGAAGCCCGATACGTTAACTAGATGACCTAAATTTGAACAGCGGAAGCCATTTTCCCTCTCAAAAGAACCCCCAGAATGTGAGCTGAATtataaaaggagaaaaaaaagccGACCAAGTGTTTGGCAAAATGCTTACGAGAAACTCCGTTTCTGAAACCCCGCAACGAACCTCACTCCGCAGGTCCGCAAGGCTTCTTAATAAGAAAACTCCCATAAAACCAATAGATTTGGATACCCCAAGGTCGAAATCAAAGGAAACCCGCGCTCGCTCCACGGTTGAAGTTTCCAGGAAACTGATAACGTCAAGTTATGGTTCATCAGATTGCGAGAATTTGAAGTCTAGGTTGCGAAGATCTCCAAGGTTGAGCAGTGCATCGAGTGCGCTTTCAAAAAGTTGTGTGAATTCGACGTCTGGGTTGCGAAAATCTTCGAGATTGAACAATGGGTCTTTGTCTAACGAGCCAGAGGATACCGAAATTTTCGAGACGAAAAAGGACGAGTCTAGGAAAAAGAAGAGTGTGAAGGGGGAACCGTTGGATgaagagaaaaaggaaactaATGTTGGGTTGAAAGCGGTTTCGGTGGAACGGAGAGAAAGTGAAAGAAATGAAGATTTTTCGGTTAGGAGAAAGAGGAAACCCCTTGTGGAAGCTGATGGAAATGTTCAAGGGTGGAGTAGGGAGCAAGAATCGATTTTGCAAAAAGCTTATTTTTCGGCAAAGCCAACGCCTAATTTCTGGAAGAAGGTTTCAAAGCTGGTATTTTTTCCCCATTCCTTGATctggattttcttttcttttctttttttttaataaaatatgacataatgTTGTAGATTGATGTGCATATTCTTTGAAGCTAAGGATTTTTGGTTACTGGTCTTAAGTGAAATTCATCTcaactatacatatatatatattatatgtcaACTAACTTTGGCTTTAATCCTAATGGATGATGTAATGTTCACATTTGAGGTTATAACGCCGCATTTTATTAATCTTGAAGCTAGGGGTGTAAATGAGATACGGGTGTTTGCAAGCTACTTGAGTTCGAGCTTGATTATATGTTGAGCCGAGCCTGAGCTTAAAAACAGATGTTTGATCGAGCTCGAGTTGAGTATCGATCTTCAAGTTTCAAGTTGAGCTCGAGCTTGGCAGTATTTGGGCTTTGCTCGGCTCGGTTACATCCCTACTTTAAGCTAATCCATGAATTATGATGTCATTTTCTAAAATATACTAGGGTGAAGTTTGGACCTATATTACTTGGACTCGGGTGTGAGTGTTGAATACGGATATGTATGCGACACAGATATGGctagtttttccatgtatttgaagGATCCTTGGAGGGCATATCCCTATATCCACGTATTGGACACAAGTGTCGGATAAGGTACTTTATGAAAAATGAAGAGTCCAAGCAACATAGGTTTGGACTTTCAAGCTGCTTATATGTTGTGTTTGTTTCCTAGATGTctaattttatgtaattattcATGAAAATGCATATTGTTTTGAACATAGGATGCATATGATTTCTCTTACACTATCTCAGTCACATAATGTTTTGTTCATGTATGCTTCTTGTCTAGTTCTACAAAAGGAGCCCTGAATTAGGGTTATTTGTGTAAGATCCTTCCCAAATCCGGTTGATTACAGAATGGATTAAATGTCAGATATGAATTATTCATAAAATCACTAAGTAATATCTTCATTTGTAAATCTACTCTTATCCAAAGACTCGCTGCTACGATGTGTTTTGGTGTCAAATAGTCTTGCATTAGCTATTATGCTGTAAGTATTAACTTATCTACTTCAAATGCTGATGTGTTTTACctagaatataatttttttcccaGTATTATTGACTCGGGACTTGATTACCCGTCAAAAATCTGTTGCAGGTGCCAGGAAAATCTGCACAGGATTGCTTTGATAAAATCCACTCTGACCATTTAACTCCAAATCAGCCTCAGCCTCGATCAAGGTCAAAAAGAAAAAACTTATCACCCGTTGAACATTTGTCATTCTCTGCAAGCAAATTGCTTAAATCTGTTTCGTCTGCGAGTAAAGGGTCAAGGTCTAGCAAACATAAAAGCCATCTTGTACAGAAAAGAACAGTGAGACATTTGTTGCAGAAGCAATGTTATGTAGACCAAGGTGATGAAGCAGATCTATTCCCCATTCTTGAGCCCAACACAACTGCATCTATGCATGCTCTATCAAATGCTACGTTTTCCACCCCGGAAAAGTTATTGGTAAAACAGGGATTTCTCCGTAAGTGTCCCGAGAAATCTTCTTCTGGTACTAAGAAGCACCGTTCAAAACTTGGCAACTCTTCTACAGGAGCCCTTATTAGTCCCCCAGTGctgaaacaaattaaaaacagaGCTTTACATGAGAAGTATATCGACCAACTACATTGCAGGGAAGCTAAGAGAAAAGCAGAATCCTCACGAGCAGGGAATCAAGTTCTTGGAAAGGAGAATTGGGGATCTCAACTTCATGGAATTGATAAGGTTCGAGCAGCGAAAAACACATTGGTTTCCGACACTAAATAT includes:
- the LOC107950495 gene encoding biorientation of chromosomes in cell division protein 1-like 1, yielding MLTRNSVSETPQRTSLRRSARLLNKKTPIKPIDLDTPRSKSKETRARSTVEVSRKLITSSYGSSDCENLKSRLRRSPRLSSASSALSKSCVNSTSGLRKSSRLNNGSLSNEPEDTEIFETKKDESRKKKSVKGEPLDEEKKETNVGLKAVSVERRESERNEDFSVRRKRKPLVEADGNVQGWSREQESILQKAYFSAKPTPNFWKKVSKLVPGKSAQDCFDKIHSDHLTPNQPQPRSRSKRKNLSPVEHLSFSASKLLKSVSSASKGSRSSKHKSHLVQKRTVRHLLQKQCYVDQGDEADLFPILEPNTTASMHALSNATFSTPEKLLVKQGFLRKCPEKSSSGTKKHRSKLGNSSTGALISPPVLKQIKNRALHEKYIDQLHCREAKRKAESSRAGNQVLGKENWGSQLHGIDKVRAAKNTLVSDTKYVINQLQNLQNSSVDNSLDLDNDDGEVGSSDNEGDLQL